Genomic window (Salvelinus alpinus chromosome 13, SLU_Salpinus.1, whole genome shotgun sequence):
AGTTTTGTGTAACATCcgctttatgtgtgtgtgtgtgtgtgtgtgtgtgtgtgtgtgtgtgtgtgtgtgtgtgtgtgtgtgtgtgtgtgtgtgtgtgtgtgtgtgtgtgtgtgtgtgtgtgtgtgtgtgtgtgtgtgtgtgtgtgtgtgtgtgtgtgtgtgtgtgcgtgtgtgggtgggggTCTCTGTGAAACAATCCATTTTTTTGCTTTCATATAGTTGCCTTTCAAGCAAGTTTCATGATATCTGACCATAAGATACAGAATATATCCTTAGAGGACTCCTGTGGAGTAAAAAAACATGGAGTGAGAAAAAGTGGCTGTGATAATGTTAATGGTTTCTCTTGACAATAGAACTTTCTCTACACTGAAAATCCTaaatatacagtcaggtccaaaattattggcacccttcaTAAAGATAATAAATTATATTGTATGctaaataaatatattattttatactaataacatttcatagagagagagattttgtttaacaagtaatttaaaaaaaatctcaaaaagataggggtcaaaatgattggcacacctgttttcaatGCTCCGGCACCCTTCCCTTGTGAGGATAAAGGCACTGAgtatttttctaaaatgttttatgagatacagaatctttccagatctttGATATCCTTCTGTCTGCGCTTATGGATTGCCCTCTTCATTTCAAACcataggttttcaatggggttcaagtccagagactgagatggcgATTCCACATTCTTTATTTTGTGGTCacttaaccatttctttgtgaattttgatgtgtgcttggagttattgtcttgctggaagagcCACTTGTGGCCAAATGTCAgcttcctggcagaggcaaccaagtATTTGGCTAAaatcagtccctccaggattttgTGATTCTGCGATCATTTTGTTTAGCAAAATCAACAATTCCCTGCATATTGTGTGAGGGCTTGCAAATTTGAGCAATCATCGCGCTATTAGCGCATAAAATTAACCAAACTAACTCACCACAGTACTAAAAAAGGGCTTTCAATTTCAAACAATCATCACACATTTACAGCATCATAGGGTTCAATCAAGCCACAGGTCAAACTTTTTCCCCTCGTCAGTGCATTTTCATGTAAAATTTGACAAAATCATTGCATATTGCCATGATTTTTTTTTGATTACCACTGCAAAAAACGCTGTGAAATGCTGGACAGACTGTAAAATGTTTTGATACTTGGTAGAGTTCATGATGCTATTGACCTTCACAAGGGCCCCAGGAAGCAAAACAGCCCCATAACatccatattttacagtaggtatgaggtacttttctgcatatgcatccTTCTTTAGTCAAAAAACTCACCACTGGTGAGCgtagccaaagagctctatttttgtctcatctgaccctAGCACCGGTTTCAATCCAAGTGACAATGCCGTTAGGCAAACTCTGGGCATTTACATTTGTCGGTTGCATAAAGGATTTTTTCAGGCAACTCTTCCAAAGAGCCTATTGGCATGAAGATAGCATCTAACTGTAGATTTTGAGACTTGGTGACCCGAATATGCGACCAAGTTCTGTAATTTTCAAACCTTGGCCCTTGGATTTTTATTTTCCTCCTGAACCATTTTCCTCACAGTGTGTGGGTACAAGATAGACCTACCAGGCAAGTGTAACACTGTTCCAATGGTTTTACACTTCTTAAAGTTTGCCCAATTAGGGTAAGTGGCATATTTAATTTTTGAGCTATTTGTTGTACCAATTGCCTAATTTATGAAGGTCAACAACCATTTGTCTCTTTCGTTTTTGAGCCCTTTGTCTTTTCCAATGGTGATGCGTGACACAGGGATTTTTCATGCttgttacctcatttttataccccagtgaaacagaaAGCCCAGGCATTGTAAAATCTGAATAACTGTGGTCTTGCTTTAATTCATCTATATCATAAAAATACTTTTCCAGCTTGTCTTTTGTTTTTACAAAGACTGTATCAGGTGTTCAACATTGTTTAAGGCCTATACACTATTTGGTAAAGTGTCCCATAACATAACTGCTGTCCACATTTTTTTGAATAAATACGTTTGAGTAATTGAAAGAATAATAACGTTCAATATAAATGTTaaattattaattaattaattaaattattGGCTGGTTAAGCCAGTTTAATAAAATACCATCCCTCTTTTTAATCTGAGTCATTAGGACCAAGCTTTCTGAACTTGAATTGTAGCCTATAGGTAGCCTATACTTTGtcatcctctcctttctctcataAAGTTTTCTCCTCCATAAAAACAAACACCCGCACTAATTACCGGCGGGGGTTCCCGCTCTGTCAGACAACACACTGGAACAGTGTTAACAGTGGAAACATTCTTAATGAATGTGTCTTAAATGCATGGTTATTAAGGATCGTGGGTATGTGGTTGTTTTACTGCGGGGAGAGCACTGAGCGTTACGGAATTCTCTGCAGGTGGCGAAGTGAGCAGAGAGAGCTAGGTATATAAAATGTACATGGCGATGCATGGGAACATGAAGCTATGAAGAGAAACTATAAAGCAATAGTTACCTGTCTTGCTTGTAAAAAATTACGAGGTGACCATGGTGGAATCATATGCGCGTTACATATTTTCAATATTTTGTTTATTATTATCGAATATATTTAACAAAACTCAGCATATAGAAGTTAAATAATAAATTAAAATCAGTTTTTAATTAGATAGATGATGCTGATAAGAAAACAATAGGCCCAATGAAGGTAATGatagtataatataatacaatataaGAATAATAGGCTCATTATTAAtaacaataatgataataataacaataacaacaacaataataataataataaaacacatAACAATAACCATAATAATCATAATTATAATAACCAtaataaaaatagcctacatgttaTTATTCGTgatttatattatatattatcatCATTATTGTGAGCGTTAGGCTATTGTTGTGCGCAACCTCGaaaataatactgcaaaaaatatatataacaaacaTCACCTATAACACAATTGTCTATCATGTGTAGAACAAGATTGGACAATGAGTATTTTACCCCTTTCCTTGGAATTCCAAATCCAACGCGCTTTGTTATGCTAAGTGTGCCTGACATCACCAGTGAGATCAAAGCCGTGCAGGAGTACTTATGAGTTGAGGCTGCCCAACTGCCAAGTCAGACACATTCAGCAGCTCGACACACCACCCTGAAGAACCTGCGAGAGAAGAGAGACGCTGCTGCTGGGGAGTAAACGATGCTTTCCTCTTTTTGGGATTCATTCGAATTACGAAATTGTGGATTTATACGTGTTTGTGGAAGATATTGAATTCAAAAGGATATTAGGCTACACGGAATTGATACTTAATCATCATTAAAGGTGAGGAGCAATGGCATAGTTTTTCATGACATGACTATCATAGTCTAAAGTTATCGATAACAtgcttatttttgttgttgttttaaagCCTGTTTTAACACGAGTTAGGCTATTTAAAGCTTATATTTTTATCAAGTTCTACTCTTGTAGTTTGGATAGATTGTATCCAATATATTGTTGGAATAACGACTCGACAGGCCACTTCATGAAGTTGAACGTGACTCAAAATATTTGCATTTGAACTTTAACTTAATTTTATTTGCCACGCAAAAAAAGCTCAGAcgaaaaagctctgacgaaggccttgaggccgataagTAGAGCTTAATAAAGAACAGTGATACTaacaagagcagtgtgcgggtttctctTTCCTTTTCATGTTATTCAGTTGTTAacatgcacctgcaacaaagataACTCAGCTGTGCAAGTGCCTTTTTGAATTTTCCTCCCGTTCCCACAGGGACTGAATAGAAATAGAAGGCGTAGAAACAAGAAGACAGCTTCAAACATGCATTCATGTGGGAAATTGAAAGAGAACGATGTGGGAAAAAGTTCCACCGCTTTAAGGTTGAGTGGCTGACATGGGAATTTCATTGATATTTGTTGAAGATGATCATGGAAAAACCAATAATTTAATTGACAGTTCACCCCACACAAATCCCAATTTACCCTCTGCATGTATAGAGACGTTTCCCTCGCATAAACCCAATGCAACTTATGTAAACATTTAATGGGAGCTCGGAATTAATATAACTAGGCTACTAACTCGCTACCACAACTGTAGGGGTCGGGTAGTGAAATGTTAATGTCAATGTTAAAGAAATGTTAACAATGTAGAATCGGATTTTCTTCTCTAGTCTAAATTGATGGTTGATTGCTAGCGCGTATAGGCTACCTCATGCGTTATAGTTTACATTTCCTACGTGTCTTGTTACGCTCCTGTACAGCATATAGTCCTAACCCAATTTAGATGACAACTCGAAACGGGTCTATAAACTTGGATGGATCATCAGTACACACATGGTTAATGATGCTTGTGAATATTTGGCCCTGGTGATAATATTGATATATGTCTTATTGTTTGTGGTTATAAGAATTATTAAGCAACTACTCTTCCCACTGTAAATATCACTACAATCAGTCAGAGTGTTTTGTTTTATGCTTAGATGTAAAGCTCTGAGATTCACATGGACAATAAATAGCCCTATCTGATGTAGGCCTAAAAACCGTGTCTGCTGGAGGCTATAGGTCTACTGTGCTGGTTTGTTGTAGCCTTCCACTGATCATCCTACAAAGTTAAGTAGAAATTACAGTTCAGTTTGTGGTTATATCCTACCTAGCCTAAGTTACATTTTAATTGCTCAtttgtaaaaacaaacaaacaaaaccaaaCATATATATACAGGATATTTAGTGCAGAATTGGTCGTAGTTGGGCATCTGTGGGAGGGTAGCACTTTTGGGAAGGTAACCTTTTTTCAATTGTGAGAATTTTTCAGATAATTTTTGAGATTCTGTAAACTTTCGCGAGAGTTTATGTAACTTACATGATCAGCGTTTCCCAAAAGGATCATTGAAATTTATGAGCAAACTCAGCAAAGTTTATGTGCTGCTATAAAATTTGCTATGCTCAATATGTGTTTTGGTGTTGTTGCAGTGGGAAAGAGGCTTCCATAATTTATTGAAATAGAGGTTTAGATTTCTCTATTACTTTTCCactatattttaaaaaatgtgacAATAAATAAAACCAATATAGTATAGATTATCTTTTGACATTTTGTTTTGAATATTTTCTGTGGAATGTtgctttaaagtaactgtccagtgtttccagatttgtacaaatatgacctataattaatgACAATATGAGTAAAATAGTTTTCCTCCCAATTTTTTTGTAATTAATTATGTTAAAATGAAGCTTTTCTGTGTgggaatggtgtgggcatattCTGGTCATTCAAAATATTCACGCAAATAGACCGCTGAaaggccagctcatcctcctcaggagGATGAGATAatcctctatgaggaaatagaACAATCTTATGTCTGTTcgagatacaagtttgaggtgttttttcttcttctccaatttatgctttggccacatatatgagtataggatgagtcaacaacattatttgggtatgagttaacagaatatgaacttttaaatGTGAGATTCTCACTGGAGGTGCATTTTAATGGTGCATTTTTCTATTCCACCAAACAGGGGATAGAGGGTGAGACGGTGCCATGACAGTTGACTTGTGATTGCATCTAGAAGAGCCTAGAAGCCAACATTCACCTGCATTACCGTCATCTCTAAGTTGGAACATTATCATCATGAAGAAAATGTCTAACACCCTCCCGCTCTGTCTGCTTACCATTCTGCTGTTGTCCCAGATCTGCTCCGGCATCAAATGGCTGTAAGGACCTTTTCTTTCCTTATTTTTGTGTCTGCATTTTTCCTTTATTGTGCACTATGTTGTACAGAAGATGGGTCTCTCCAAATCCTTCTCGTTTTTTACTTTATTGATTCTTAATCTGTTATAGAATATAACAGAATATAGAACTTTATTGTCCATCTAAAGATGAACATTTTTGCCATATTGTGTATGTGGGTAAAAAGAAAGGCAGGTTGTGTGTTTTAGTTTGAGTACTGAGTACCTATTAAATTAGGTTCTCAATTTGTTCCCTGGTGAATGTTAATAAGAAGATTTGAACTGGAATTAGAGATTGGAAAATGATTGCTCTACAGCAGGGATGAGCAACTGGCAGATACATTtccaaaaatgaaaaaaaaaaatatatatatatacactacatgaccaaaagtatgtggacacctgctcattgaattaatatggagttggtctgcATCGCCAGGCACTAAAATAGAACgaagttctatttgtgacgcttgacgcactgcaagtcccacctctcccatctcctcattggtttttaggagcatatatccatgtgggtgattgaaagatgaaggtccacactccagtccagtcggTGGTTGGtttccaaccgccatataaagtccaagaAGAAGCCTGAACGAGGAGAtactagaaacaaactcggtttacccttttatctgtggattaattgtcagtaGAGTAGAAGACCTTgtagagtagaggaccttgtgcatttcaggtaaaataacaacccaatgtttatatgccaggacaaattagctagcaacagcaagttagctagctaaattgccttaAATGTTCTTAAACCtctccccaaattaatataattggttcagagttcgtttagatatttcaacctgtgtgtcctgatcgcgtctggtgtgggcgGACAAAATGAACATGCACATTGAAGCACGTGTGCACCCGGTCTAGTCAGaatgttatgctgaaacaggaaagggccttcctcaaactgttgccacaaagcactcgccggtcccgttctgtgagcttgtgtggcctaccactttacagctgagccattgttgctcctagacgtttccacttcataataacagcacttacagttgaccagggaaaggtggcatcctatgacaatgccacgttgaaagtcactgagctcttcagtaaggccattctaatgccaatgtttTGTCTGTGaatattgcatggctgtgtgctcgattttatacacctgtcagcaacgggtgtggctgaaataaccgaatccactaatttgaaggggtgtcgacatacttttgaatatatatatactgtaccagtcaaaagttttggcacacctactcattccagggtttttctctatcaaaactatgaaataacacatatggaatcatgtaataaccaaaaaagtgttaaaacaaatcaagatatattttatatttgagattcttcaaaccctttgccttgatgacagctttgcacactcttcttTAGTGATTTTggtaatatttgtattctgttcatagattaatggacattttaagcctgcacatgatttggaatggTTATTTAACATCTGTAGCATCTGAAACCTATATGAGTGAGTTGTTAATATTTCTCTAGGCTATAACCGTTGAGCAGCAAATgtgcctcagagagagagagtgagattggGGATTGCATGACATTGTACTAAATCCTATCGTAGAAAGGGTCTCTCCCAGCCTTGATATTGCTACAGGGCCTGGATGTGAACCAGATGGGACCATAAACACTTGTGAGCACTGGATTACAGGAGCACAGGGGTGTCACAGCTTATCATTAGGCATGGAGTGGCTGCCCCCTTCCTCCTAATCCCAAACAGGCCAAGGTGCAGGAGGCATTGGCTGGTTCTCacggaactctctctctctcgcagtgctCCGGCAAGACATAGAAAACAGAGATCAggaattgactgactgactgaccaggtTCTCTGGTGGTTTTTCTATGAACTAATCTTCTATTCAGTCTAAGTGAAAACAAAGTATGTGTGCACCCCTTTTAGATTTCCACATTCAGATGACTTATGTCACAGTAAAGTCTCAGGTCAAATAAAATCCTTTAAACCAATGAAGAATGTAAATGATGATAGATGAATAGATGTAGCGCCGTCAGATTTGGCTTTTTGCCTAGGATGAATAAATTGTTTGGCATGTTCTGGAACCTCCTCTAGTGAACTGAATCAGGAGAATAACCTGATGCCAAGCTGTGGTCTGTTATGTTTAACCTGTTCGTGACATCTTGAGAGATTTCCATTGGCATTTCCATTGTAGTCAAGTCAAGTGGTTTAAATGCCAGAAATGTTCCCCATTCCAAACAGTTCTCATTATGTGTTTGAATGGTTGAAAACATGTGGCTCAGTATATGGCATAAGTAAGAAAATGACCTTGTATTGGCTTTTGCATGTCTGTTTCTGTTACAGGGCCCTATCACACACACCTGTGTCTTTACACATCAACCAGACCCACCACTGCAAGCTGCTGCCGGGCCTGGTGTCTTCACAAGCCCAGCTGTGTCGGAGCAACCTGGAGCTCATGCAGACCATCATCGCTGCAGCACGCGAGGTCAAGAAGACCTGCCAGAAGACCTTCGCTGACATGCGCTGGAACTGTTCCTCTATTGATATCCCCAGTGACTCCTCAAGGTATCGACCGGACCTTGACAGAGGTAGGCCTACTGGTCACAATCTACTATTTATGGTGGTTAGAACTAGGCGTAAAATAAGGAAATCAACTCCAGAATACTGGAGTAAACTATGTGAAGATCTATTGACTGCAATGGTGGTGTGAGATCCATTGTGCTAGGTGTGCAAACTATACGTTTTTTTCAAACGAACTAGGAGTGATCATCTCTCACCAAATGATTAGCACAGTAGAAACTCTGTGTCCTTGGTGGGATTCAAAAATCTAATCTAAGTGTCGCAGGAGATTATTTACAAGAGAGAGTTTAAAGCTTTAATTATCGTCCTTGGTGGTCTTTTGTGCTCTGAGGGCAGTGCTCACTGTGACAAGCAAAGGATACCATTCTTCTTTGTGTCCCCTTGAAAGAAAGAAAATCATCCACTATCACCCTAGCCACTCACCTCCATAATATCTGTGCTACAAAGTTCTTCTCTTTAAATTCCAAGTACTTGATGTGGTTGTCTTCATTGCTTAGTTACAGATAATCTTCAAAGGTATCTGTAACTTGTGACACTGTCTTTTGTGtgtattttgtctttttttgttgTAATATTTTATGTAAACTGCTATTTCCCTGTATTTCCTTCTTGCCAGGTCGCCCtcacaaaacaggtttttaaccTCAATGGATCTTAACTggttttaaataaaggttaattaaaaaaattaaaatagtaGTGCCTTTTCTGTTGCACAATAGATTCCACTATGTAAGATATAGTATTGAGTTGGACAGTGACTATTAGAAGGGATCTAGATATCTTTTTTGTGGCATCTCATCCTTCTCATTTTTAAACCATTTTTACGGCATACATTACCTACATGCATCTGTTTTTCTATAGTAAAGCATGATGTGAAATATTGCCCGCGATCTCTGCGGAACATACTTCTTATGACTAGGCAGGCTCTTAGTTGCTCCCTACAGTACAAAGCATTAGTAATATGACTACATTTTTTCTATCGATCCTCGTTTCATTAAATGCACACTCCTTGCAGTGTTTTGAGAGTCTTTCCGTGTTCTGGACTTGTACTTTGATGGGTTCATTTCCATTGCTAAAAGGATCTTTGCTGAGCCAGACAGAGCCAATGCCAGTTCCAGTTTTACTGAGTTTAGGTGAAGATGTAAAAATCCCACAACAAAGAGCTGGCTTCTAATCAAAGGTTTAGTGAGATAGCTCCACGATGATGCGCCTCAGGAGAAGACAGGCTCCATCTGTCAACTGTTAGACCAGTCTTAAGAAGCCCCTGGCAGACTCTAGACGAATGCTCTTCTTCATACAGGGATGTCTTTGATGGCATGAATGGTTCTTTCTTCCTGTCTCCTACCTCCATCATCCAGCATTGACACATATGCCCTCTGTGTGTACACACTTCATtacctatacactgagtgtacgaaacattaggaacaccttcctaatattaagttgcaccccccccccttttggtctcagaacagcctcagttcatcagggggatggactctacaaggcgtcaaaagtgttccacaggaatgctggcccatgttgactccaatgcttctcacagttgtgtcaagttggctggatgtgctttgggtggtggaccattcttgatacacacaggaaactgttgatttCAAAAACCCAGCAGCGGTTCAGTtcctgacacactcaaaccggtactccgttcaaaggcactctgaatgacacacatacacaatctatatctcaattgtctgaaggcttaaaaatcattatttaacctgtctcctccccttcatctacattgaatGAAGTGGAtgaaacaagtgacatcaataagggagcatagctttcacctggattcacctggtcagtctgtcatggaaagagcatgttcctaatgttttgtacactcactttATAACATCCATATTATTCACTCTGGCTGTATAACCATATATGTCTAGTGACTTTTTCATGTTACCCTCACTAAGGGTACAGGTTAGggttaaatgaaggttacatGAATGAAAAACAATAACAGTTCATCTACAGAAGTCAGTTCAATCACTTACAAGGATTTGTCTTGTTGTTCTCAACAGGCACGAGGGAGTCAGCGTTCGTGTACGCCCTGTCCGCGGCAGCCATCAGCCACACCATCGCACGGGCGTGCACATCGGGGGACCTGCGGCTGTGTTCATGTGGCCCCATCCCCGGAGAGATCCCTGAGCCAGGCTACCGCTGGGGAGGCTGTGCAGACAACCTGCACTACGGCCTGGTCATGGGCTCCAAGTTCTCTGACGCCCCCATGAAGATGAAGAAGGCAGGCTCCCACGCCAACAAGCTGATGCACCTGCACAACAGTGAAGTGGGGAGACAGGTAGTTACACACGCAGATCACGGATATACTCACTGttggtaatacggtcactgtaACAGCCCTACATATGAGCATGTACATTTATAACTCTTGTAATTTATAATGCCTTTGTAGAATATTTGACGTATTTTCTGCCATAGCATCAACCTCAGTAGTAACAGTGTTTGACATTCACATCCTCTATTTCTCCCCCAGGCCCTGAGGGATGCGCTGGTGATGAAATGTAAGTGTCATGGTGTGTCTGGCTCTTGCTCCATACGGACCTGCTGGAGAGGCCTGCAGGACCTAAAGGATATCGCCATGGACCTGAAGACCAAGTACCTGTCAGCCACCAAGGTGGTGCACAGACCCATGGGTACGCGCAAGCAGCTGGTCCCCAAGGACATCGACATCAGGCCCGTCAGGGAGAACGAGCTGGTTTACTTGCAGAGCTCCCCGGACTTCTGCGCCAAGAACGACAAGCTCGGCTCCATTGGCACCCAGGACAGGTGAGACTGTTACAataggtgtgggtgtgtgtgtgtgtgtgtgtgtgtgtgtgtgtgtgtgtgtgtgtgtgtgtgtgtgtgtgtgtgtgtgtgtgtgtgtgtgtgtgtgtgtgtgtgtgtgtgtgtgtgtgtgtgtgtgtgtgtgtgtgtgtgtgtgtgtgtgtgtgtgtgtgtgtgtgtgtgtgtg
Coding sequences:
- the LOC139537429 gene encoding protein Wnt-11-like gives rise to the protein MKKMSNTLPLCLLTILLLSQICSGIKWLALSHTPVSLHINQTHHCKLLPGLVSSQAQLCRSNLELMQTIIAAAREVKKTCQKTFADMRWNCSSIDIPSDSSRYRPDLDRGTRESAFVYALSAAAISHTIARACTSGDLRLCSCGPIPGEIPEPGYRWGGCADNLHYGLVMGSKFSDAPMKMKKAGSHANKLMHLHNSEVGRQALRDALVMKCKCHGVSGSCSIRTCWRGLQDLKDIAMDLKTKYLSATKVVHRPMGTRKQLVPKDIDIRPVRENELVYLQSSPDFCAKNDKLGSIGTQDRQCNKTSIGSDSCDLMCCGRGYNPYTEKLVERCHCKYHWCCYVTCKKCERIVERYVCK